The following are encoded together in the Streptomyces tsukubensis genome:
- a CDS encoding rodlin, which yields MKKYLAAAALTASFAGITVSAAPAMAVGDDGGTTSASGNGSHGAVGNSTTAGRQSPQLAAVSDTLNRLCLGVPAKANVGSLVGVLVPVTVQDVQLLSSPQNQQCADNSGQAKNDEPLSHLLNNIPVLSANGGGNR from the coding sequence ATGAAGAAGTACCTCGCCGCTGCCGCGTTGACGGCGTCCTTCGCCGGTATCACCGTGTCGGCCGCTCCGGCCATGGCCGTCGGCGACGACGGTGGGACCACTTCCGCCAGTGGTAACGGGTCCCACGGGGCCGTGGGCAACTCCACCACCGCCGGACGCCAGAGTCCGCAGCTCGCCGCCGTCAGCGACACCCTGAACCGGCTCTGTCTGGGTGTGCCCGCCAAGGCGAACGTCGGTTCGCTGGTCGGCGTGCTGGTACCGGTCACCGTCCAGGACGTCCAGTTGCTCTCTTCCCCGCAGAACCAGCAGTGCGCGGACAATTCCGGCCAGGCCAAGAACGACGAGCCCCTCTCGCACCTTCTCAACAACATCCCGGTGCTGTCGGCCAACGGCGGCGGCAACCGCTGA
- a CDS encoding LolA-like protein, with product MTYGFTRRKVALSAAGGLLAAAALAGCGDGGGSDGAKKQNTAGSSASEGSGAGGTPAVQAAYEKTSGARTAKMDLDMAVKAGGRSSEVTGTGAVDLKGGESDMTLTAEGQKIRQLTKGTVIYQKLPAGQRGQLPQGKSWMKIDLRKLQEKQGTSAASGTGMSDPAQSFGYTKGISGKDVKKVGPQTLDGVRTTHYRVSVDVDKLVKDAPAGQAKQLRQQLGDKLPMDIWLDSEGRLRQETMKLDMKRPKGETDGPAKASMTTTLRFSDFGTDVEVKAPSAKDTADMTAELARRGGSSKA from the coding sequence ATGACCTACGGCTTCACACGGAGGAAGGTCGCACTGAGCGCGGCGGGCGGACTGCTCGCGGCGGCGGCACTGGCAGGCTGTGGTGACGGGGGAGGCTCGGACGGAGCGAAGAAGCAGAACACGGCGGGTTCCTCGGCCTCGGAGGGTTCGGGCGCCGGTGGGACCCCGGCGGTGCAGGCGGCCTACGAGAAGACCTCGGGCGCGCGGACGGCCAAGATGGACCTGGACATGGCAGTGAAGGCCGGTGGCAGGTCGAGCGAGGTCACAGGGACGGGCGCCGTCGACCTGAAGGGCGGTGAGAGCGACATGACGCTCACCGCGGAGGGTCAGAAGATCCGGCAGCTCACCAAGGGCACGGTCATCTACCAGAAGCTGCCCGCGGGACAACGCGGGCAACTGCCGCAGGGCAAGTCCTGGATGAAGATCGATCTGCGGAAGCTCCAGGAGAAGCAGGGCACTTCGGCCGCCTCCGGTACGGGGATGAGCGATCCCGCCCAGTCCTTCGGCTACACCAAGGGCATCAGCGGCAAGGACGTCAAGAAGGTCGGCCCCCAGACGCTCGACGGGGTCAGGACGACGCACTACCGGGTCTCCGTGGATGTCGACAAGCTGGTCAAGGACGCCCCGGCCGGACAGGCGAAGCAGCTGAGGCAACAGCTCGGCGACAAGCTGCCGATGGACATCTGGCTGGACTCCGAGGGAAGGCTGCGGCAGGAGACCATGAAGCTCGACATGAAGCGGCCGAAGGGTGAGACGGACGGTCCCGCGAAGGCGTCGATGACCACCACACTGCGCTTCAGTGACTTCGGCACCGACGTCGAGGTGAAGGCCCCGTCGGCCAAGGACACCGCCGACATGACCGCCGAACTCGCCCGGCGGGGCGGCAGCTCGAAGGCGTGA
- a CDS encoding 4Fe-4S dicluster domain-containing protein, which yields MTAAETSPEHLLSGPEKDPAGDAGHRDAPPRVGFFTDTSVCIGCKACEVACKEWNAIPEDGLSLSGMSYDNTQGLGASTWRHVAFIEQPTGSSGSRPPAPPAAPGPEGRALLPLTDAPAPAASAPGSGELRWLMSSDVCKHCTHAACLDVCPTGSLFRTEFGTVVVQEDICNGCGYCVPACPYGVIEQRPTDGRAFKCTLCYDRLGAGQEPACAKACPTESIQFGPLDELRERAALRVDQLHEAGVPEARLYGHEPDNGVGGDGAFFLLLDEPEVYGLPPAPVVTTRDLPAMWKHAGAAALSLLGGVTLSFALPALTRRKGSR from the coding sequence ATGACCGCGGCGGAGACGAGCCCGGAGCACCTGCTCAGCGGCCCGGAGAAGGACCCCGCCGGCGACGCGGGCCACCGGGACGCCCCACCGCGCGTCGGCTTCTTCACCGACACCTCCGTATGCATCGGCTGCAAGGCGTGCGAGGTGGCGTGCAAGGAGTGGAACGCGATCCCCGAGGACGGGCTCTCCCTCAGCGGCATGTCGTACGACAACACCCAGGGGCTCGGCGCGTCGACGTGGCGCCATGTGGCCTTCATCGAACAACCCACCGGCTCCTCGGGCTCCCGGCCCCCCGCGCCGCCCGCCGCTCCCGGGCCCGAGGGGCGCGCCCTGCTGCCGCTCACCGACGCCCCCGCGCCCGCCGCGAGCGCGCCCGGCTCGGGAGAGCTGCGGTGGCTGATGTCCTCCGACGTGTGCAAGCACTGCACCCACGCGGCCTGCCTGGACGTCTGCCCCACCGGTTCCCTCTTCCGTACGGAGTTCGGGACCGTCGTCGTGCAGGAGGACATCTGCAACGGCTGCGGATACTGCGTGCCCGCCTGCCCCTACGGTGTCATCGAACAACGGCCGACGGACGGCAGGGCCTTCAAGTGCACCCTGTGCTACGACCGTCTGGGCGCGGGGCAGGAACCCGCCTGCGCCAAGGCGTGCCCGACCGAGTCCATCCAGTTCGGCCCCCTCGACGAACTGCGCGAACGCGCCGCCCTGCGCGTCGATCAGCTCCACGAGGCAGGCGTCCCCGAAGCCAGGCTCTACGGCCACGAACCGGACAACGGGGTCGGCGGCGACGGGGCCTTCTTCCTGCTCCTCGACGAGCCCGAGGTGTACGGACTGCCTCCCGCCCCGGTCGTCACCACCAGGGACCTGCCCGCCATGTGGAAACACGCGGGCGCCGCCGCGCTCTCCCTGCTGGGCGGCGTCACTCTCTCCTTCGCGCTTCCCGCGCTGACCCGTAGGAAAGGAAGCCGATGA
- a CDS encoding NADPH:quinone reductase, with translation MRAAYIEKLGSPDVIQYGDVPPPSRGPREVIVDVAYSTVNHVDTFVRSGTYETRIPFPFVIGRDLVGTVAEAGPDVPGFREGDPVWCNSMGHDGRQGAAAERVAVDADRLYHLPVGADPVRSVAVLHPGATAYLALFTHGRLRAGESVVILGAAGNVGSAALVLAARAGARVVAVASAGDAERCRELGAAEVVDYRAADIPAMIRETLPNGADLHLDTSGGNDLETAVGLLARRGRAVLLAGAAARPVLPVGALYMADRSVRGFAISNATALELAEAADAVNGLLVDGALEPSAAEVVPLDRAAEAHRRLERGGVRGKLVLGVTP, from the coding sequence ATGCGTGCCGCCTATATCGAAAAACTGGGATCGCCCGACGTCATCCAGTACGGCGATGTTCCTCCCCCCTCCCGTGGCCCGAGGGAGGTCATCGTGGACGTGGCCTACAGCACCGTGAATCACGTGGACACGTTCGTGCGCTCAGGGACGTACGAGACGAGGATCCCCTTTCCGTTCGTGATCGGCCGGGATCTGGTGGGCACCGTCGCGGAGGCGGGGCCCGACGTGCCGGGGTTCCGGGAGGGTGACCCCGTGTGGTGCAACAGCATGGGGCACGACGGCAGGCAGGGGGCCGCAGCGGAACGCGTAGCGGTCGACGCCGACCGTCTTTACCACCTGCCCGTGGGCGCCGATCCCGTCCGCAGCGTCGCCGTGCTGCATCCGGGGGCCACCGCCTATCTGGCACTGTTCACCCACGGCCGGCTGCGGGCCGGCGAGAGTGTGGTGATCCTCGGCGCGGCGGGGAACGTCGGCAGCGCGGCGCTGGTGCTCGCCGCCCGTGCCGGTGCCAGGGTCGTGGCCGTCGCCTCGGCCGGGGACGCGGAACGCTGCCGTGAGCTGGGCGCCGCCGAGGTCGTGGACTACCGCGCGGCGGACATCCCCGCGATGATCCGCGAGACACTCCCGAACGGCGCCGACCTGCACCTCGACACCTCGGGCGGCAACGACCTGGAGACCGCGGTCGGGCTGCTCGCCAGACGCGGCAGAGCAGTGCTGCTGGCCGGAGCAGCGGCCCGGCCTGTCCTCCCGGTGGGGGCGCTCTACATGGCCGACCGCTCCGTGCGGGGCTTCGCCATCTCGAACGCCACCGCCCTCGAACTCGCGGAGGCCGCCGACGCCGTCAACGGGCTGCTCGTCGACGGGGCGCTCGAACCCAGCGCCGCGGAGGTCGTGCCGCTCGACAGGGCGGCCGAGGCCCACCGGCGGCTGGAGCGTGGCGGCGTAAGGGGAAAGCTCGTACTGGGCGTCACACCCTGA
- the nrfD gene encoding NrfD/PsrC family molybdoenzyme membrane anchor subunit has protein sequence MVEHAEFGSYYGRPVIKAPSWAARDIAGYFFLGGLAGAGSVVAAGAHLTGRTTTATAMKMSSLVAVGLSAAALVNDLGRPSRFANMLRVLKPTSPMSVGSWLLSVYGPAAGAAAFCAVTGRLPRIGAAATLGAALTGPAVATYTAVLASDTAVPAWHGAHRELPYLFAASATAAASGMALVTGATRESAPARCAAVLAAAADFAASAAVERRLGLVAETFRAGRAGALLRSARVLTGAGAVAAAGSGLLGAQARPVASAGGLALLTGSALTRFGIFAAGIASAEDPKYTVVPQRERLAAATAAA, from the coding sequence ATGGTTGAGCATGCCGAGTTCGGCTCCTACTACGGCAGGCCCGTCATCAAGGCGCCGTCCTGGGCGGCGAGGGACATCGCCGGGTACTTCTTCCTCGGCGGGCTCGCGGGCGCGGGCTCCGTGGTCGCCGCGGGGGCGCATCTCACCGGGCGCACCACGACGGCGACCGCCATGAAGATGTCGTCGCTGGTCGCGGTGGGTCTCTCGGCGGCCGCCCTCGTCAACGACCTGGGCCGCCCCAGCCGCTTCGCCAACATGCTGCGGGTCCTGAAACCGACCTCGCCCATGAGCGTCGGCTCCTGGCTGCTGAGCGTCTACGGCCCGGCAGCGGGCGCCGCCGCGTTCTGCGCGGTCACGGGCCGGTTGCCGAGGATCGGAGCCGCCGCCACCCTCGGCGCCGCTCTCACGGGGCCCGCCGTCGCCACGTACACCGCGGTCCTCGCCTCCGACACCGCCGTGCCCGCGTGGCACGGCGCCCACCGCGAACTGCCCTACCTCTTCGCCGCCTCCGCCACCGCTGCGGCCTCGGGGATGGCCCTGGTCACAGGAGCCACGCGGGAGTCCGCTCCGGCCCGCTGCGCCGCCGTGCTCGCCGCCGCGGCGGACTTCGCCGCGAGCGCGGCCGTGGAGCGCCGTCTCGGCCTCGTCGCGGAGACCTTCAGGGCGGGCAGAGCGGGCGCCCTCCTGCGCAGCGCCCGGGTGCTCACCGGCGCCGGGGCGGTGGCGGCGGCGGGCTCTGGGCTGCTGGGCGCACAGGCACGGCCGGTGGCCTCGGCGGGCGGACTCGCCCTGCTCACCGGCTCCGCGCTGACCCGCTTCGGGATCTTCGCCGCCGGCATCGCGTCCGCGGAGGACCCCAAGTACACCGTCGTCCCGCAACGGGAGCGCTTGGCGGCGGCCACCGCCGCCGCCTGA
- a CDS encoding toxin Doc, with protein MALFVDVSWLLDVQERAVPEDVSVADYSALVAAVARHRTKMPTLAASDPDAAWRAAALLHTIVRLEPLPHRNSLYAAQVAAQYLGQCGEGIDPPYGALSDLIRDISEDKTDLYAAAERLRAWRI; from the coding sequence ATGGCCCTGTTCGTCGATGTCTCCTGGCTCCTCGATGTACAGGAGCGAGCCGTTCCCGAAGACGTGTCGGTCGCCGACTACTCCGCTCTCGTCGCCGCCGTCGCCCGGCACCGTACGAAGATGCCCACACTCGCGGCCTCCGACCCGGACGCCGCGTGGCGCGCGGCGGCGCTGCTGCACACCATCGTCCGCCTCGAACCCCTGCCGCACCGCAATTCCCTGTACGCCGCGCAGGTCGCCGCCCAGTACTTGGGGCAGTGCGGTGAAGGCATCGATCCCCCCTACGGCGCCCTCTCCGACCTCATTCGTGACATCAGCGAGGACAAGACGGACCTCTACGCGGCGGCCGAGCGGCTGCGTGCCTGGCGTATCTGA
- the fdh gene encoding formate dehydrogenase has protein sequence MGLRRLIHDWPVHRQIAQGDPLGRGRSAMSERTETLRPRTETADRVVQSICPYCAVGCGQQVYVKDEKVVQIEGDPGSPVSRGRLCPKGAATLQLTTGDARRKQVLHRRPYGTGWESLDLETAMDMVAERVIETRRRTWEWEHAGARTARTLGIASLGGATLDNEENYLIKKLLTGLGVVQVENQARVCHSSTVTGLGTSFGRGGATTFMQDLQHSDCIVIQGSNYAEAHPVGFQWVMEAKARGARVIHVDPRYTRTSALADEHVPIRAGSDIAFLGGIINHVLTEEKDFREYVLAYTNAACLVREEFQDTEELDGVFSGFDEEYGIYDPSSWQYEGVDVQAPSGDVDQQYKRLQSAGGAESHGSGGAQTAGAPIRDDTLTDPRCVYQILKRHYARYTPEFVEETCGVPKAAFLRLCGDLTANSGREKTSSFVYAVGWTQHSVGSQYIRAACVLQLLLGNIGRPGGGIQALRGHASIQGSSDIPTLFNLLPGYLPMPHAHEHEDLEAFIDASRTEKGFWGDMRAYFVSLLKAYYGDAATEENDFRFDNLPRLTGSHSTYETVAAQLDGVCKGYFLMGENPAVGSANVRLQRLGMAQLEWLVVRDFSLIESATWWKDGPEIESGELRTEEIATEVFFFPAAAHTEKSGSFTNTNRMLQWHHAAVEPEGDARSDLWFMYHLGRRIKEALAASTDPMDRAVQELTWDYPEEGPLREPVADAVLAEINGHGQDGSPLSAYTELKDDGSTKCGCWIYCGVYADGVNQAARRRPHTEQSWVAPEWGWAWPANRRILYNRASADPEGAPWSTAKAYVWWDQASGTWTGHDIPDFIPDRAPGYVPPEGAKGPDALRGDDPFIMQADGKGWLYAPAGLADGPLPTHYEPQDSPFTSTLHPSTSRSPARGLLRRAGNRYHPSGEEPGADVYPYIVTTHRLTEHFTAGGMSRWSPYLSELQPEFFCELSPELAAERGLEHNGWATVITARGAVEARVLVTHRLTPLTVRGRTVHQIGMPFHWGPNGLSTGDAANELVAIALDPSSHIQEDKALTADIRPGRRPRGPDLRELVSDYRRRAGITDATGTEARA, from the coding sequence ATGGGCTTGCGCAGACTGATCCACGACTGGCCCGTCCACCGGCAGATCGCGCAGGGTGACCCGCTCGGCCGGGGGCGTTCCGCCATGTCGGAGCGGACGGAGACACTGCGCCCCCGCACGGAAACCGCCGATCGGGTGGTCCAGTCGATCTGCCCCTACTGCGCCGTCGGCTGCGGACAGCAGGTGTACGTGAAGGACGAGAAGGTCGTCCAGATCGAGGGCGACCCCGGCTCGCCGGTCAGCCGGGGACGGCTCTGCCCCAAGGGGGCCGCCACCCTCCAGCTCACCACCGGGGACGCACGCCGAAAACAGGTACTCCACCGCAGGCCGTACGGGACCGGGTGGGAGTCGCTCGACCTGGAGACGGCCATGGACATGGTGGCGGAGCGGGTCATCGAGACCCGCCGCCGCACCTGGGAGTGGGAGCACGCGGGGGCACGGACCGCCCGCACGCTCGGCATCGCGAGTCTCGGCGGCGCCACCCTCGACAACGAGGAGAACTACCTGATCAAGAAGTTGCTGACCGGCCTCGGCGTGGTCCAGGTGGAGAACCAGGCCCGCGTCTGCCACAGCTCCACCGTCACGGGCCTCGGCACCTCCTTCGGCCGCGGCGGCGCCACCACCTTCATGCAGGATCTCCAGCACTCCGACTGCATCGTCATCCAGGGATCCAACTACGCGGAGGCCCACCCCGTCGGCTTCCAGTGGGTCATGGAGGCCAAGGCACGCGGCGCCCGCGTCATCCACGTGGACCCCCGGTACACCCGTACCAGCGCCCTCGCCGACGAGCACGTGCCCATCAGGGCGGGCAGCGACATCGCCTTCCTCGGCGGGATCATCAACCATGTCCTGACCGAGGAGAAGGACTTCAGGGAGTACGTCCTCGCCTACACCAACGCGGCCTGTCTGGTCCGCGAGGAGTTCCAGGACACCGAGGAGCTCGACGGCGTCTTCTCCGGATTCGACGAGGAGTACGGGATCTACGATCCGTCGAGCTGGCAGTACGAAGGCGTGGACGTACAGGCCCCCTCCGGCGATGTCGATCAACAGTACAAGCGACTCCAGTCGGCCGGCGGCGCGGAATCCCACGGCTCCGGTGGTGCGCAGACGGCGGGCGCCCCGATCCGCGACGACACCCTCACCGACCCGCGCTGCGTCTACCAGATCCTCAAGCGCCACTACGCCCGCTACACCCCGGAGTTCGTGGAGGAGACCTGTGGGGTGCCGAAGGCCGCCTTCCTTCGGCTGTGCGGCGACCTCACCGCCAACTCGGGACGTGAGAAGACCAGTTCCTTCGTGTACGCGGTCGGCTGGACCCAGCACTCCGTGGGCTCCCAGTACATCAGGGCAGCCTGCGTACTCCAGTTGCTGCTCGGCAACATCGGCAGGCCGGGCGGCGGTATCCAGGCACTGCGCGGACACGCCTCCATCCAGGGGTCGAGCGACATCCCCACCCTCTTCAACCTGCTGCCCGGCTACCTCCCCATGCCGCACGCCCACGAACACGAGGACCTGGAGGCGTTCATCGACGCCAGCCGCACGGAGAAGGGCTTCTGGGGCGACATGCGCGCCTACTTCGTGAGCCTGCTCAAGGCGTACTACGGTGACGCGGCCACGGAGGAGAACGACTTCCGGTTCGACAACCTGCCCCGCCTCACCGGCTCGCACAGCACCTACGAGACGGTCGCTGCCCAGCTCGACGGGGTCTGCAAGGGCTACTTCCTGATGGGGGAGAACCCGGCGGTCGGCTCCGCCAACGTCCGGCTGCAACGCCTCGGCATGGCCCAGCTCGAATGGCTGGTCGTCCGTGACTTCTCCCTCATCGAATCCGCCACCTGGTGGAAGGACGGACCCGAGATCGAGAGCGGCGAGCTGCGTACGGAGGAGATCGCCACCGAGGTGTTCTTCTTCCCCGCCGCCGCGCACACCGAGAAGTCCGGCTCCTTCACCAACACCAACCGCATGCTCCAGTGGCACCACGCGGCCGTCGAACCCGAGGGCGACGCGCGCAGCGACCTCTGGTTCATGTATCACCTGGGCCGCCGCATCAAGGAGGCACTGGCCGCGTCCACCGACCCCATGGACCGGGCCGTGCAGGAACTGACCTGGGACTATCCCGAGGAAGGCCCTCTGCGCGAACCCGTCGCCGACGCCGTCCTCGCCGAGATCAACGGCCACGGCCAGGACGGTTCCCCCCTCTCGGCCTACACCGAACTCAAGGACGACGGCTCCACCAAGTGCGGCTGCTGGATCTACTGCGGGGTGTACGCCGACGGGGTCAACCAGGCGGCCCGCCGCAGACCCCACACGGAGCAGAGCTGGGTGGCGCCGGAATGGGGATGGGCCTGGCCCGCCAACCGCCGCATCCTCTACAACCGCGCCTCCGCCGACCCGGAGGGGGCGCCGTGGAGCACCGCCAAGGCGTACGTGTGGTGGGACCAGGCGTCCGGCACCTGGACCGGCCACGACATCCCCGACTTCATCCCCGACCGTGCCCCGGGCTACGTACCTCCCGAAGGGGCGAAGGGGCCCGACGCGCTGCGCGGTGACGACCCGTTCATCATGCAGGCGGACGGCAAGGGCTGGCTGTACGCCCCCGCGGGACTCGCGGACGGCCCACTGCCGACCCACTACGAGCCGCAGGACTCGCCGTTCACGAGCACCCTGCACCCCTCGACCTCACGTTCCCCGGCCCGCGGACTCCTGCGCCGTGCCGGCAACCGCTACCATCCCAGCGGCGAAGAGCCGGGTGCGGACGTCTACCCGTACATCGTGACCACCCACAGGCTCACCGAACACTTCACCGCGGGCGGGATGAGCCGGTGGTCGCCGTATCTCTCCGAATTGCAGCCCGAGTTCTTCTGCGAGCTGTCCCCGGAGCTCGCCGCCGAGAGGGGCCTCGAACACAACGGATGGGCCACCGTCATCACCGCGCGGGGCGCCGTGGAGGCCCGGGTCCTGGTGACGCACAGGCTCACCCCGCTGACCGTGCGGGGGCGCACCGTCCACCAGATCGGCATGCCCTTCCACTGGGGGCCGAACGGGCTGAGCACCGGCGACGCGGCGAACGAACTCGTCGCCATCGCCCTCGACCCGAGCTCCCATATCCAGGAGGACAAGGCCCTCACCGCCGACATCAGACCCGGTCGTCGGCCGCGCGGCCCCGACCTGCGCGAACTCGTCTCCGACTACCGGCGGCGGGCCGGCATCACCGATGCGACCGGTACGGAGGCACGCGCATGA
- a CDS encoding lysylphosphatidylglycerol synthase transmembrane domain-containing protein, with protein sequence MTGEAGTGTGRRTDAGGAGTSTDGRPLPTAARKGAPARGLVPDARAAARPGTGTRKAPPTGEYGPLSPVDEHEPLSAARVRRPGDVVRCVAGLLGIAAVLLMAGFARNTTAGLGSDLPVRVHEAPGSLASAVGFVSGAGVLLVPLAFAVDRLVRRDGGRLADGVLAAVLAYGFSLGLDGWVAQGAGEGVRTALTRATQTGEVTDAVHVYLAPVIACMTAAGMAGRPRSRVALWAGVVLCGTTALLSGYATVLSLTLTVLLGWAAGHGTLYAVGAPGTRPTARHLLTGLRKVGFTPTEVRRTPDAALGAGRYYVVHEEGPPLDVRVIDSEQQASGFFYRLWRRLRLRSFAVRRTPQSVHQALEQEALIAYAAASSRARTPRLLAATELGADAALLAYEHIPGRALDELADDEISDALLLDWWRSVKALHDRRISHGRLCGSSLLAVDGEQGYLVELSEGSIAAGDLLLRMDVAHLLTVLALRVGPDRAVDSATEVLGSAGVGAALPLLQPIGLVRTTRLSLRRYDKDHRARARALAVAQVASGEKTQAEADRALAEPDPDLLARIRAKVLEETERAEATPVRLERLKPKTLASVVAGAFAVYLLCSQLTVRPSQVIARAEAGWALAAFGAAALSYVAAAMSLTGFVPERLRFGRAVLAQLAGSFVKLVAPAAVGGVALNTRYLQRAGLRPVQAAASVGASQLVGLGCHIVLLAVFGYLAGNEQTTELTPSRTVVAGLLTAAVLLLAVMSVAPVRRWLLSRLRPLLVGVVPRMLDLVQRPGKLATGFGGTILLTVFFVACLDLSVRAFGGHISFSVAAVVFLAGNAIGSAAPIPGGVGSIEVALATGLRAAAGLDYSTAYLAVLLFRLLTFWLPVLPGWLAFAYLQRKKAL encoded by the coding sequence ATGACAGGCGAAGCCGGTACCGGCACGGGCCGGCGCACCGACGCCGGCGGGGCCGGGACGTCCACCGACGGGCGGCCGCTGCCCACCGCGGCGCGGAAGGGCGCCCCGGCCAGGGGCCTTGTCCCGGACGCCCGCGCCGCCGCACGCCCCGGGACCGGCACCCGTAAGGCGCCCCCCACGGGCGAGTACGGGCCGCTCTCACCGGTTGACGAGCACGAGCCGCTCTCCGCGGCCCGCGTCCGCAGACCGGGCGACGTCGTCCGCTGCGTCGCGGGACTCCTCGGAATCGCGGCCGTCCTGCTCATGGCCGGGTTCGCCCGCAACACCACCGCGGGGCTCGGCAGCGACCTGCCGGTGCGGGTCCACGAGGCCCCCGGCTCGCTGGCCTCCGCCGTCGGATTCGTCTCGGGCGCCGGGGTGCTCCTCGTCCCCCTCGCCTTCGCCGTCGACCGGCTCGTCAGAAGGGACGGAGGGCGACTTGCCGACGGAGTCCTCGCCGCCGTCCTCGCCTACGGCTTCTCCCTGGGGCTCGACGGATGGGTGGCCCAGGGAGCGGGCGAAGGGGTCCGTACCGCTCTCACCCGGGCGACACAGACCGGTGAGGTCACCGACGCCGTGCACGTCTACCTCGCCCCCGTCATCGCCTGCATGACGGCCGCGGGCATGGCGGGGAGACCCCGCTCCAGAGTGGCACTCTGGGCCGGTGTCGTCCTCTGCGGCACCACGGCCCTGCTCAGCGGCTACGCCACGGTCCTCTCCCTCACGCTCACCGTCCTCCTCGGCTGGGCCGCGGGGCACGGCACCCTGTACGCCGTCGGCGCGCCCGGCACCCGCCCCACCGCCCGCCACCTGCTCACCGGACTGCGGAAGGTGGGCTTCACCCCCACCGAGGTGCGCCGCACCCCGGACGCGGCCCTGGGCGCGGGGCGCTACTACGTCGTGCACGAGGAAGGACCGCCGCTCGACGTACGCGTCATCGACAGCGAACAACAGGCGTCCGGCTTCTTCTACCGGCTGTGGAGACGGCTGCGCCTGCGCTCCTTCGCCGTCCGGCGCACACCCCAGTCCGTGCACCAGGCCCTCGAACAGGAGGCGCTGATCGCCTACGCGGCGGCCTCCTCCCGGGCCCGCACCCCCCGCCTGCTCGCCGCCACGGAACTGGGCGCCGACGCGGCGCTGCTCGCCTACGAACACATCCCAGGCAGGGCCCTCGACGAACTGGCGGACGACGAGATCTCCGACGCCCTGCTGCTCGACTGGTGGAGGTCGGTCAAGGCGCTGCACGACCGCCGAATCAGCCACGGCAGGCTCTGCGGCTCCTCCCTGCTCGCCGTCGACGGGGAGCAGGGCTATCTCGTCGAGCTGTCGGAGGGCAGCATCGCCGCGGGCGACCTGCTGCTCCGCATGGACGTCGCGCACCTCCTCACCGTCCTCGCCCTGCGCGTCGGCCCCGACCGCGCCGTCGACAGCGCCACCGAGGTCCTCGGCTCCGCCGGGGTCGGCGCGGCCCTGCCCCTGCTCCAGCCCATCGGCCTGGTACGGACGACCCGGCTGTCCCTGCGCCGCTACGACAAGGACCACAGGGCCCGCGCCCGCGCGCTGGCCGTCGCCCAGGTCGCATCGGGCGAGAAGACCCAGGCCGAGGCCGACAGGGCGCTGGCCGAACCCGACCCCGACCTGTTGGCCAGGATCCGCGCGAAGGTACTGGAGGAGACGGAAAGGGCCGAGGCCACCCCCGTACGCCTGGAACGGCTCAAACCGAAGACGCTCGCCAGCGTCGTCGCCGGCGCGTTCGCCGTGTATCTGCTCTGCTCGCAGCTGACCGTCCGGCCGTCCCAGGTGATCGCCCGCGCCGAAGCGGGCTGGGCACTCGCCGCGTTCGGCGCGGCAGCCCTCAGCTATGTGGCGGCGGCCATGAGCCTCACCGGCTTCGTGCCGGAAAGGCTCCGCTTCGGGCGCGCCGTTCTCGCCCAGCTCGCTGGCTCGTTCGTGAAGCTCGTCGCGCCCGCCGCCGTGGGCGGAGTGGCGCTCAACACCCGCTATCTCCAGCGCGCGGGGCTGCGGCCCGTCCAGGCGGCGGCCAGCGTCGGCGCCTCGCAGCTCGTAGGGCTCGGCTGTCACATCGTCCTGCTGGCCGTTTTCGGCTACCTGGCGGGCAACGAGCAGACGACCGAACTCACTCCGTCAAGGACGGTCGTCGCCGGGCTGCTCACCGCCGCCGTGCTGCTCCTCGCCGTCATGTCCGTGGCCCCGGTGCGCCGCTGGCTGCTGTCCCGGCTGCGGCCGCTGCTTGTCGGCGTGGTCCCGCGCATGCTCGACCTGGTGCAGCGGCCGGGGAAACTGGCCACGGGCTTCGGCGGCACGATCCTCCTGACGGTCTTCTTCGTTGCCTGCCTCGACCTCTCCGTCAGGGCCTTCGGCGGGCACATCAGCTTCTCCGTCGCGGCCGTCGTCTTCCTCGCGGGCAACGCGATCGGCTCGGCCGCGCCCATCCCCGGCGGGGTGGGCAGCATCGAGGTGGCCCTCGCCACCGGCCTGCGGGCCGCGGCCGGGCTCGACTACTCGACGGCCTATCTCGCCGTGCTGCTCTTCCGGCTGCTGACCTTCTGGCTGCCCGTACTGCCCGGCTGGCTCGCCTTCGCGTATCTCCAGCGCAAGAAGGCGCTCTGA